In the Corynebacterium gerontici genome, one interval contains:
- a CDS encoding PH domain-containing protein, with amino-acid sequence MSNKMSEVDNINQRHRELSEEELQRYVAADAALTSSKPWKLSITSRKLRIRAMVSAGVIIALHVFLALVVAIGDTGTTVTVIDQWGYFLVGVLLAALVFIALWRPRVQVNEDGVEVRNFLGTKFYPWFVIYGLNFPEGARMARLELPDFEYVSLWALQSADGAQAVQDVKDFRALEAQYMPED; translated from the coding sequence ATGAGCAACAAGATGAGCGAAGTGGACAACATCAATCAGCGACACCGAGAACTCAGCGAAGAAGAACTCCAACGCTACGTTGCTGCCGACGCTGCGCTGACAAGTTCTAAGCCTTGGAAACTCAGCATCACCTCACGTAAGCTGCGCATACGGGCGATGGTGAGCGCTGGAGTCATCATAGCCCTGCACGTTTTTCTCGCCCTCGTGGTCGCCATCGGTGACACCGGCACCACCGTCACAGTGATTGATCAGTGGGGATACTTCCTTGTTGGTGTATTGCTCGCCGCACTGGTGTTCATCGCGTTGTGGCGGCCGCGAGTGCAGGTGAATGAGGACGGGGTGGAAGTCCGAAACTTCCTGGGCACGAAGTTCTACCCTTGGTTCGTCATCTACGGTCTTAATTTCCCTGAAGGGGCTCGCATGGCGCGCCTTGAGCTACCGGATTTTGAATACGTTTCCCTATGGGCACTGCAATCTGCCGACGGAGCTCAGGCGGTGCAAGACGTGAAAGACTTCCGCGCACTTGAAGCGCAGTATATGCCGGAGGATTAG
- the rpe gene encoding ribulose-phosphate 3-epimerase yields MAEQRAPIISPSILAADFTQLGEQVKAIANAEWVHVDVMDGHFVPNLSFGADITKAVSRVTELPLDVHLMIEKPEQWVDHYIDAGASCVIFHIEATEDPVSLARDLRSKGVRAGFSLRPGTPIEPMLEHLHEFDEVLVMSVEPGFGGQSFMPEQLEKVRTLRSYIDEHDLDVIIEIDGGISAKTIEAAAAAGCDAFVAGSAVYGNDDPAGAVEELRRLAQAAS; encoded by the coding sequence ATGGCTGAACAACGCGCACCCATCATTTCCCCATCCATCCTCGCAGCGGATTTCACCCAGCTAGGCGAACAAGTAAAAGCCATTGCGAATGCCGAATGGGTTCACGTTGACGTGATGGATGGGCACTTCGTGCCCAATCTGTCCTTCGGAGCAGACATCACAAAAGCGGTTTCCCGGGTTACAGAGCTGCCACTGGATGTCCACCTCATGATCGAAAAGCCCGAGCAGTGGGTGGATCACTACATTGACGCAGGTGCCTCCTGCGTCATCTTCCACATTGAAGCCACCGAAGATCCAGTATCGCTGGCACGCGACCTCCGAAGCAAAGGCGTGCGGGCTGGGTTTTCACTGCGTCCAGGCACCCCCATCGAACCCATGCTTGAGCACCTGCATGAATTCGATGAGGTGCTCGTGATGAGCGTTGAACCAGGGTTCGGGGGTCAGTCTTTCATGCCCGAGCAACTCGAAAAAGTAAGAACCTTGCGTTCCTACATCGATGAGCACGATTTGGACGTAATCATCGAAATCGATGGCGGCATCAGTGCCAAAACTATCGAAGCGGCAGCCGCGGCTGGTTGCGACGCCTTTGTGGCGGGATCAGCCGTCTACGGCAACGATGATCCGGCTGGCGCAGTAGAAGAGTTGCGGCGACTCGCGCAGGCTGCGAGCTAA
- the uvrC gene encoding excinuclease ABC subunit UvrC, whose protein sequence is MTDPSTYRPAPGSIPTDPGVYKFRDPAGRVVYVGKAKNLRARLSNYFQDLSQLHPRTRQMVTTAASVEWTVVASEVEALQLEYTWIKRFDPRFNVKYRDDKTYPVLAVSTGERIPRAFFYRGPRRKGVRYFGPYSHAWAVRETLDLLTRVFPVRTCSKGVYNRHETLGRPCLLGYIDKCSAPCVGKVSEEEHREIVHGFVRFMAGHTDAVIRDLSAQMHEAAAAMDFEKAARLRDDLQAVQKITEQQAVVLGDGTDADVVGVHADELEASIQMFHVRAGRIRGQRGWIVERTADSDEELAELVQNFLIQFYSDAVEQENITADTEQKVARRGVDQLSHNSTPWSRDDGVHQVVPREVLVDVEPEDAKHTKQMLSDLRGAQVDLRIPQRGDKKALLETVQKNAKDALRQHKMKRISDLTARSQALQELQEALGLEQAPLRIECTDISHIQGTDVVASLVVFEDGLAKKSDYRRFKIKEAAGDGHSNDVASIAEVTRRRFLRYKEDALAMPEEPDEARFADESAPKREQRFAYPPQLFVVDGGAPQVAAAQEVLDELGVVDVALIGIAKRLEEVWIPGDDEPLILPRNSQAMYLIQQLRDEAHRFAIQFHRQQRSKRMRESELDKVHGLGDARRKELVKHFGSVKKLKQASVEDIAQVRGFGPKLAQACFDALHPE, encoded by the coding sequence GTGACAGATCCATCGACCTATCGCCCGGCTCCCGGTTCCATACCTACGGATCCGGGGGTGTACAAGTTCCGCGACCCTGCCGGACGAGTTGTCTACGTTGGCAAGGCGAAAAACCTTCGGGCGCGACTTTCAAACTACTTTCAAGACCTCTCTCAACTGCATCCTCGTACCCGTCAAATGGTGACCACTGCCGCGTCTGTGGAGTGGACGGTAGTTGCCAGCGAGGTGGAGGCACTACAGCTCGAATACACCTGGATCAAGCGCTTCGACCCACGCTTCAACGTCAAGTATCGCGATGACAAGACCTATCCCGTGCTGGCTGTAAGCACCGGTGAGCGGATCCCTAGGGCTTTCTTCTACCGCGGCCCTCGCAGAAAAGGCGTGCGGTACTTCGGCCCCTATTCACATGCCTGGGCTGTGCGCGAGACGCTGGATTTGCTCACCAGGGTATTCCCCGTGCGTACGTGCTCTAAGGGCGTATATAACCGCCACGAAACCTTGGGGCGGCCCTGTTTGCTTGGGTACATCGACAAATGCAGTGCACCGTGCGTCGGCAAGGTAAGCGAAGAGGAACACCGGGAAATTGTGCATGGCTTCGTCCGCTTTATGGCGGGTCACACCGACGCGGTGATTCGAGATTTGAGCGCGCAGATGCACGAAGCCGCGGCAGCTATGGACTTCGAAAAAGCAGCTCGGCTCCGCGACGATCTCCAAGCGGTGCAAAAAATCACCGAGCAGCAGGCAGTGGTGCTTGGCGACGGCACTGATGCCGACGTCGTGGGCGTGCATGCCGATGAGCTTGAGGCATCGATCCAGATGTTTCACGTTCGTGCCGGAAGAATACGTGGCCAGCGTGGTTGGATTGTCGAACGCACCGCCGATAGCGATGAGGAATTGGCCGAGCTTGTGCAAAATTTCCTCATTCAGTTCTACTCGGACGCAGTGGAGCAAGAAAATATTACTGCGGACACAGAGCAAAAAGTGGCACGACGGGGCGTTGATCAGCTCAGCCATAACAGCACGCCGTGGTCGCGAGATGACGGTGTGCATCAAGTGGTTCCACGAGAAGTCCTTGTGGATGTTGAACCCGAGGATGCGAAGCACACCAAGCAGATGCTTTCGGATTTACGGGGCGCCCAAGTAGATCTGCGGATCCCCCAGCGAGGTGACAAGAAGGCACTGCTTGAAACGGTGCAGAAGAACGCCAAAGATGCACTGCGTCAGCACAAAATGAAGCGCATCAGTGATCTCACGGCACGTTCGCAGGCGTTGCAGGAATTGCAGGAAGCTTTGGGTCTTGAGCAAGCGCCATTGCGTATTGAGTGCACAGATATCTCGCATATCCAGGGGACCGACGTGGTGGCCTCTTTGGTGGTATTTGAAGACGGCTTAGCCAAGAAGTCGGATTATCGCCGTTTCAAAATCAAGGAGGCCGCCGGCGATGGTCATTCCAACGACGTGGCTTCCATTGCTGAGGTCACGCGGCGCCGCTTCCTACGCTACAAAGAAGATGCCCTGGCGATGCCCGAAGAGCCTGATGAGGCGCGTTTTGCCGATGAATCTGCTCCGAAGAGGGAGCAACGTTTCGCTTACCCTCCGCAACTGTTTGTGGTTGACGGTGGTGCCCCGCAGGTCGCGGCGGCTCAGGAGGTTCTGGATGAACTCGGAGTGGTTGATGTCGCGCTGATCGGCATTGCCAAGCGTCTCGAGGAAGTCTGGATCCCCGGCGATGATGAGCCACTCATCCTGCCTCGAAACTCCCAGGCGATGTATCTGATCCAGCAATTGCGCGATGAAGCACACCGGTTTGCCATCCAGTTCCATCGCCAGCAACGTTCCAAGAGGATGCGGGAATCCGAGTTGGACAAGGTACACGGTCTTGGCGATGCCCGCAGGAAGGAACTGGTGAAACACTTCGGGTCGGTGAAAAAGCTGAAGCAAGCCAGCGTTGAAGACATCGCACAAGTGCGCGGATTTGGGCCAAAGTTGGCGCAGGCGTGCTTTGACGCATTGCACCCCGAATAG
- a CDS encoding bifunctional 3,4-dihydroxy-2-butanone-4-phosphate synthase/GTP cyclohydrolase II, giving the protein MTKAEQDAISLDSVDEAIAAIARGEAVVVVDDVDRENEGDLIFAAELATPELVSFMVRYSSGYICAALESEKLDALALPAMVAQNQDQRQTAYAVTVDLADGSTGISARSRAATIRRLADPEAQASEFTRPGHVVPLRARAGGVLARDGHTEAAVDLARLAGMAPAGVLCEIVSEDDPTDMARAVELRRFADIHGLKMIAIDQLKRWRIEHDRQVVRRKVSTTLPTEFGTFQCIGYQSVLDGLEHVALVKGDVRGKSDVLVRVHSECLTGDVFASRRCDCGEQLHAGMRAIESQGEGVLLYLRGHEGRGIGLMEKLEAYKLQEDGADTVDANLALGLAVDARDYAVAAMMLHDLEVQSIALLSNNPQKPEELAAFGIRTSVVKPLRAAVHEDNRRYLETKRDRMGHQLPWLDEH; this is encoded by the coding sequence GTGACCAAAGCTGAACAAGATGCGATCTCGCTCGACTCCGTGGACGAGGCTATTGCTGCCATCGCCCGTGGTGAAGCCGTCGTTGTTGTCGACGATGTTGATCGCGAGAATGAAGGCGACCTCATCTTCGCCGCGGAACTCGCCACACCTGAACTCGTGAGCTTCATGGTGCGTTACTCCTCCGGCTACATTTGCGCCGCGCTGGAAAGCGAAAAGCTGGATGCACTGGCGCTGCCCGCGATGGTGGCGCAGAACCAGGACCAGCGACAAACTGCGTATGCGGTAACGGTTGATCTGGCGGATGGTTCCACGGGGATTTCTGCTCGCAGTAGAGCAGCAACCATTCGGCGTCTGGCGGATCCCGAGGCTCAGGCGAGCGAGTTCACCCGTCCGGGACACGTGGTGCCATTGCGTGCGCGCGCTGGGGGAGTGCTCGCCCGCGACGGTCACACTGAAGCGGCTGTTGATCTTGCCCGTTTGGCTGGGATGGCACCGGCCGGCGTGTTGTGTGAGATTGTCAGTGAGGATGATCCCACGGATATGGCCCGAGCAGTGGAACTGCGCCGTTTCGCTGATATCCATGGTTTGAAGATGATTGCAATTGATCAGCTCAAACGATGGCGGATCGAGCATGATCGGCAGGTGGTTCGTCGAAAAGTGAGCACCACGCTGCCCACCGAATTCGGAACCTTCCAATGCATTGGCTACCAAAGCGTCCTTGATGGGCTTGAGCATGTTGCGTTGGTCAAGGGCGATGTACGGGGCAAATCCGATGTATTGGTGCGAGTCCACTCCGAATGCTTGACGGGCGATGTTTTTGCTTCTCGACGTTGCGACTGTGGCGAACAACTTCACGCAGGCATGCGAGCAATTGAATCACAAGGCGAGGGCGTGTTGTTATACCTCCGCGGCCACGAAGGTCGTGGTATCGGGCTCATGGAAAAGCTTGAGGCCTACAAGCTGCAAGAAGATGGAGCAGATACGGTAGACGCAAATCTGGCTCTCGGTCTGGCGGTGGACGCACGCGACTACGCGGTAGCTGCAATGATGTTGCACGATCTGGAAGTGCAGTCGATAGCACTGCTCAGCAATAATCCCCAGAAACCAGAAGAACTCGCGGCTTTCGGTATTCGAACTTCCGTGGTGAAGCCCCTTCGAGCAGCCGTTCACGAGGACAATCGCCGGTACCTTGAAACTAAGCGTGACCGGATGGGGCACCAATTGCCTTGGTTGGATGAGCATTAG
- a CDS encoding riboflavin synthase, with the protein MFTGIVEAKGEILAVENLERAVRLRIHAPGLLDDAEYGCSIAVEGVCLTVTSIESGEVFTADVMEETLKRSTLRHKSVGDRLNLERAMAANARFGGHVVQGHVDGTAELLQRHSEEHWDVLRFSLPPNLKRYVVEKGSITVCGTSLTVSALSAESTLDEDGWFEVSLIPTTLNETTLGVLEVGQKVNLEVDVLAKYVERMLRFDPQSSDSAAAG; encoded by the coding sequence ATGTTCACCGGAATTGTTGAAGCCAAAGGCGAGATTCTTGCTGTAGAAAATCTGGAGCGCGCGGTTCGCCTGCGCATCCATGCTCCTGGTCTGCTTGATGACGCCGAGTACGGTTGTTCAATTGCCGTTGAAGGCGTGTGCCTGACAGTCACGTCGATTGAATCAGGTGAGGTCTTCACCGCTGACGTGATGGAAGAAACGCTCAAGCGCAGCACGCTAAGGCACAAGTCCGTGGGGGATCGACTCAACCTCGAACGCGCGATGGCGGCAAATGCACGTTTTGGCGGACATGTTGTGCAGGGACATGTCGATGGCACCGCAGAATTGCTCCAACGCCATTCGGAGGAGCATTGGGACGTATTGCGATTTAGCTTGCCGCCCAACCTCAAACGCTATGTGGTGGAGAAAGGATCCATCACCGTCTGCGGCACGTCACTTACTGTCAGTGCTCTTTCCGCAGAATCAACGTTGGATGAGGATGGTTGGTTCGAGGTTTCTTTGATTCCCACCACTTTGAACGAAACCACCCTGGGGGTGCTCGAGGTGGGCCAGAAAGTGAATCTCGAGGTGGATGTTCTGGCGAAATATGTTGAACGGATGTTGCGCTTCGACCCCCAATCAAGCGATTCGGCGGCCGCGGGATAG
- the ribD gene encoding bifunctional diaminohydroxyphosphoribosylaminopyrimidine deaminase/5-amino-6-(5-phosphoribosylamino)uracil reductase RibD → MTRLALPLGSWGGEQIIHARHAKVPDHIAGALMAALRAGEQVRGATSPNPPVGAGVFDQDGQVISVGGTQPAGGPHAEVVALAAAGEHARGAEMVVTLEPCNHHGRTGPCSEAIKRAGIQRVWFCQKDPGEAEGGGAQRLRDAGVEVRAIELPVLALEPWLAAQRLQRPYVVGKVAQTIDGFVAAHDGSSKWITGSAARQFSHDVRANVDAIWVGTGTVLADNPRLTARGENGRDLPHQPQPVVVGTRPLPAELALKAPWRFSNIDLAMQTSWQRGHRHVLVEGGPGLLTSMLRSDLVDELHIYTAPKLLGAGKKCVDMLGESIDAAKTFEMSRVQMLQPDTCTVLKRKNHDDVHRNC, encoded by the coding sequence GTGACTCGTTTAGCTCTGCCGCTCGGATCGTGGGGCGGTGAGCAGATCATCCACGCCCGCCACGCAAAGGTCCCGGATCACATAGCCGGCGCCCTCATGGCGGCATTGCGCGCCGGGGAGCAGGTGCGTGGTGCCACAAGCCCGAACCCGCCGGTGGGCGCCGGAGTATTCGATCAAGACGGCCAAGTGATCTCGGTGGGAGGTACACAACCGGCTGGTGGCCCCCATGCCGAAGTCGTAGCGCTTGCGGCCGCGGGTGAACACGCCAGGGGAGCGGAAATGGTGGTCACGCTCGAACCATGTAACCACCACGGAAGAACCGGGCCGTGCAGCGAAGCCATCAAACGAGCGGGCATTCAACGGGTGTGGTTTTGCCAGAAAGATCCGGGTGAAGCTGAAGGTGGCGGCGCCCAACGCTTGCGCGATGCTGGTGTAGAAGTACGTGCCATCGAATTGCCGGTGCTGGCACTCGAGCCCTGGCTAGCTGCCCAACGCCTGCAGCGTCCGTACGTCGTGGGAAAAGTCGCGCAAACCATTGATGGGTTCGTCGCGGCACATGATGGCAGCTCAAAATGGATCACCGGCTCCGCGGCACGCCAGTTCAGCCACGATGTGCGTGCCAATGTCGACGCGATCTGGGTTGGGACGGGAACCGTCCTTGCCGATAACCCACGATTGACCGCCCGCGGTGAAAACGGCCGCGACCTTCCGCACCAGCCTCAGCCGGTTGTCGTAGGCACTCGACCGCTGCCCGCAGAATTAGCGCTGAAAGCGCCCTGGCGTTTCTCTAACATTGACCTCGCCATGCAGACCTCCTGGCAGCGCGGGCATCGCCATGTGCTGGTGGAAGGCGGGCCGGGGCTCCTGACTAGCATGCTGCGCAGTGATTTGGTCGATGAGCTGCACATCTACACGGCTCCAAAATTGCTTGGTGCTGGGAAGAAGTGCGTAGACATGCTTGGGGAATCAATCGACGCCGCCAAGACGTTTGAAATGTCGCGGGTGCAGATGCTGCAACCCGATACTTGCACCGTACTGAAAAGGAAAAACCACGACGATGTTCACCGGAATTGTTGA
- a CDS encoding gluconeogenesis factor YvcK family protein, whose product MLRVSEPSFACLGGGHGLFQTLRAVRQLPHTSIDAIVTVADDGGSSGRIRKELRQVPPGDLRMALAALAPFDDEGLIWEQTLQHRFGGHGALAGHAVGNLLLAGLVDVLGDEIQALDMLRKTIRAEGRVLPVCDRPLDIAAEVSGLDDDPRIMREVRGQVAVASTPGTVRRVRLIPERPRAAQEAVDAINGADIVTLGPGSWFSSVIPHLLVDGITEAIAGTDAMRVVVLNLSAEPGETAGFSAERHLHILAQHDQRLRADVVIVDARMIPNQSDRLHLERAAKSLGARLAFYDLREEDEDGLLLERHDAEKLAQALQSEYR is encoded by the coding sequence ATGCTCCGGGTTTCTGAGCCTTCTTTCGCGTGCCTTGGCGGTGGTCATGGACTGTTTCAGACACTGCGTGCTGTTCGCCAATTGCCGCACACTTCCATCGACGCGATCGTCACTGTCGCCGATGACGGTGGTTCGAGCGGGCGTATCCGGAAAGAATTGCGTCAAGTTCCGCCCGGAGATCTGCGTATGGCCCTTGCAGCCTTAGCACCTTTCGACGATGAGGGGTTGATCTGGGAGCAGACATTGCAGCATCGATTTGGTGGGCACGGCGCTTTGGCAGGGCACGCCGTGGGTAACCTTCTGCTCGCCGGGCTTGTCGACGTTCTTGGTGACGAAATTCAGGCTTTGGACATGTTGAGGAAAACAATCCGAGCCGAAGGCCGAGTGCTACCCGTGTGTGATAGGCCGCTGGATATTGCGGCGGAAGTGTCCGGCCTGGATGATGATCCTCGCATCATGCGCGAAGTCCGAGGGCAAGTGGCTGTTGCATCTACGCCTGGTACCGTCCGGAGGGTGCGTTTGATCCCCGAGCGCCCACGAGCGGCACAAGAGGCCGTTGATGCCATCAATGGCGCAGACATCGTGACGCTGGGGCCGGGCTCCTGGTTCAGCTCCGTCATTCCACATCTGTTGGTCGACGGGATCACCGAGGCGATAGCGGGAACAGATGCGATGCGTGTGGTGGTGCTGAATCTGAGTGCTGAGCCTGGTGAAACTGCAGGTTTTAGCGCTGAGCGCCATCTGCATATTTTGGCGCAGCACGATCAGCGTCTCAGGGCCGACGTGGTCATCGTGGATGCTCGGATGATTCCTAATCAATCAGATCGCTTACACCTGGAGAGAGCCGCCAAGAGCTTGGGGGCTCGGTTGGCCTTCTATGACCTTCGAGAGGAAGACGAAGATGGTCTGCTCCTGGAGCGTCACGACGCCGAGAAGTTAGCCCAAGCACTGCAGAGTGAATAC
- the rapZ gene encoding RNase adapter RapZ: MMNLQSTPEPRTEIPPALITGLSGAGLSSAARVLEDMGWFVTQNIPPQLIVHLAELVGDDSSPVDKVAIVSDVRSRDFGGGLEQIIAQLSERGMKPLVMFMDARDDVLVKRFDNLRRTHPLQGSGTLLVGIEREREMLSGIRESADVIIDTSDLSIHDLRRVIEPNFSSVANKQEHVTVQSFGFKHGSPRDTDLMVDVRFLPNPFWVPELRPFRGVDKPVSDYVLGQSAAEPFLEHFLQMFDDMRPGFEHEGKKFITISIGCTGGHHRSVAIAEEIGRRLREREDLDVSVQHRDIGRN; the protein is encoded by the coding sequence ATGATGAACCTGCAGAGTACCCCAGAACCACGCACTGAAATTCCTCCGGCGCTGATCACGGGCCTTTCTGGAGCGGGATTAAGTTCGGCCGCCCGGGTGCTCGAGGATATGGGGTGGTTCGTTACCCAAAATATACCCCCTCAGTTAATCGTTCACCTCGCTGAGTTGGTCGGTGACGATTCGTCCCCGGTGGATAAGGTGGCGATCGTTAGCGATGTCCGTTCCCGTGATTTCGGTGGCGGACTTGAACAGATCATCGCGCAGCTTTCTGAACGAGGCATGAAACCATTGGTGATGTTCATGGATGCTCGTGACGATGTGCTGGTGAAACGCTTCGATAATCTTCGGCGTACCCACCCTCTCCAGGGAAGTGGGACGCTGTTGGTAGGCATCGAGCGTGAGCGTGAGATGCTCTCAGGGATTCGCGAATCTGCGGATGTCATTATTGACACTTCGGATCTTTCGATTCACGACTTGAGGAGGGTGATCGAGCCCAACTTCTCTTCCGTCGCTAACAAGCAGGAACACGTTACCGTGCAGTCCTTTGGCTTCAAACACGGTTCCCCACGGGATACCGACTTGATGGTTGACGTACGCTTTTTGCCGAATCCTTTTTGGGTTCCCGAGCTTCGGCCATTTCGCGGTGTGGACAAACCTGTTTCGGATTATGTTTTGGGACAATCCGCCGCGGAGCCTTTCCTAGAGCACTTCTTACAGATGTTCGATGATATGCGCCCTGGTTTCGAGCATGAGGGCAAGAAGTTCATCACCATCTCGATTGGTTGTACCGGCGGACATCACCGCAGCGTCGCAATTGCAGAGGAGATCGGGCGCCGATTGCGCGAACGTGAGGATCTGGATGTCAGCGTCCAACATCGCGATATCGGGAGGAACTAA
- a CDS encoding RsmB/NOP family class I SAM-dependent RNA methyltransferase: protein MSQGGFRSRTKNAKVQSGQRANPQHQGRGKQGQGQRRKAEFSKRGGLMRSVDAPRAVAFEVLRRVSDEGAYANIALPALLKEQKLSGRDAAFATELTYGTLRTQGVLDTVIDHLASNGIDSISPEVLDAMRLGAYQLLFTRVEPHAAVDTSVKIVAERERESAKGFVNGVLRSIARSNTEEWLTKLSPDTALAGAAFRHAHPEWIARSFSKALELDPMLLDQSEQQELAAALAADSDRPGVHLVARPGEITAEELALITGGEMGEYSPYAVKLPSGDPGKLEPVQQGMAAVQDEGSQLIARAMVNAPLEGQDTGCWLDLCAGPGGKAALIASLARIDQAHVDAVEVSSHRAGLVRGAVEGLPVTVHTADGRSFGTPNSYDRVLIDAPCSGLGALRRRPEARWKKQESDVPELQKLQLQLLRHGIELVRPGGVVVYSTCSPDMRETREVVDAVLAEGMVKEVDAKALVPGMENTGSFPSVQMWPHRHGTDAMFFAVLRKQGQ from the coding sequence ATGAGCCAAGGCGGATTCCGATCTCGCACGAAAAATGCGAAAGTACAAAGTGGTCAACGCGCGAACCCCCAGCATCAAGGCAGGGGCAAGCAGGGGCAGGGGCAACGTCGAAAAGCTGAATTTTCTAAGCGCGGTGGCCTTATGCGAAGTGTGGATGCCCCCAGGGCTGTGGCGTTTGAGGTGCTTCGCCGAGTCAGTGATGAAGGCGCTTACGCCAACATTGCTTTGCCAGCGTTGTTGAAGGAGCAAAAGCTCAGCGGCCGCGATGCAGCATTTGCCACCGAATTGACTTACGGCACGCTCAGAACCCAAGGAGTGCTGGATACCGTCATCGATCATCTCGCTTCGAACGGCATTGATTCGATTAGCCCCGAGGTGCTCGATGCCATGCGGCTGGGCGCTTATCAATTGCTGTTTACCCGCGTTGAGCCTCACGCGGCGGTGGACACGAGCGTGAAAATCGTTGCAGAGAGGGAGCGCGAGTCCGCCAAAGGCTTCGTCAATGGCGTGCTGCGCAGCATTGCACGAAGCAACACCGAAGAATGGTTGACCAAGCTCAGCCCCGACACTGCGTTGGCGGGCGCGGCATTTCGCCACGCTCACCCGGAATGGATTGCCAGAAGCTTCAGCAAAGCGTTGGAGTTGGATCCCATGCTGCTTGATCAGTCTGAACAGCAGGAACTGGCCGCTGCACTCGCCGCAGATTCGGATCGTCCGGGTGTGCACTTGGTGGCACGCCCAGGAGAAATTACCGCCGAAGAGTTGGCGTTAATTACCGGCGGAGAAATGGGCGAGTATTCCCCGTATGCAGTCAAGCTTCCTAGCGGCGACCCGGGCAAACTCGAGCCAGTGCAGCAAGGAATGGCGGCTGTCCAAGATGAAGGCAGCCAGCTCATCGCTCGGGCGATGGTGAATGCGCCGCTTGAAGGCCAAGATACCGGCTGCTGGCTGGATCTTTGCGCTGGCCCCGGTGGAAAGGCCGCGCTGATAGCTTCACTTGCTCGAATCGATCAGGCGCATGTGGATGCCGTGGAGGTTTCCTCTCACCGCGCGGGTCTTGTGCGCGGCGCAGTCGAGGGGCTGCCCGTCACCGTGCACACGGCCGATGGGCGAAGCTTCGGCACTCCAAATAGCTATGATCGAGTGCTTATCGACGCCCCATGCTCCGGACTCGGAGCGCTCAGGAGAAGACCGGAAGCGCGATGGAAGAAACAAGAATCCGACGTGCCGGAGCTCCAAAAACTGCAATTGCAGTTGCTGCGCCACGGCATTGAACTGGTGCGTCCCGGGGGTGTGGTGGTGTATTCCACTTGCTCACCGGACATGCGCGAAACCCGCGAGGTCGTCGACGCCGTATTGGCTGAGGGCATGGTTAAGGAAGTAGACGCTAAGGCGCTGGTGCCGGGGATGGAAAACACCGGTAGTTTCCCCTCGGTGCAGATGTGGCCACACCGCCACGGCACCGATGCAATGTTCTTTGCAGTTTTGCGCAAACAGGGGCAATAA
- the ribH gene encoding 6,7-dimethyl-8-ribityllumazine synthase, with protein sequence MAVAGLPTVENFQAPGYTVGIVTATWNERICDQLHARAVATAHDAGARVVEARVMGALELPVVVQKLSDTCDAVVALGCVIRGGTPHFDYVCDSVTQGLTRLALDTRTPIGNGVLTCNDDQQAVDRAGFEGSAEDKGAEAVIAALHTAKVLEKLPR encoded by the coding sequence ATGGCTGTAGCAGGCTTACCCACGGTAGAAAATTTCCAGGCCCCCGGCTATACGGTCGGCATCGTGACGGCTACCTGGAATGAACGAATTTGCGATCAACTGCATGCTCGCGCGGTCGCTACTGCACACGATGCTGGCGCGCGCGTGGTCGAGGCGAGAGTCATGGGGGCACTGGAGTTGCCGGTGGTGGTGCAAAAGCTCAGCGATACTTGTGATGCCGTTGTTGCACTCGGGTGCGTGATTCGCGGTGGAACTCCTCACTTTGATTACGTATGTGATTCGGTCACCCAGGGTTTGACCCGGCTGGCACTGGATACGCGAACGCCGATCGGCAACGGTGTGCTCACCTGCAACGATGATCAGCAAGCCGTGGATCGAGCCGGCTTTGAAGGCTCGGCCGAAGATAAGGGAGCGGAGGCAGTCATTGCGGCGCTGCACACCGCTAAGGTCCTGGAAAAACTACCGCGATAA